From a region of the Candidatus Neomarinimicrobiota bacterium genome:
- a CDS encoding class I SAM-dependent methyltransferase translates to MYYKELIDYFDNIAVSFRNQRDGFKRAIEIFNLLNLKRVYWVLDVGCGNGFLFKILRKYAENIVGIDISKEMLKISKIKNSGSNVINSFAESLPFKSKSIDVVVNYCVVPHIKNRRQAFSEYYRVLKGRGRLFIIHPEGREQTNKIHMEIGAPVEDDLLPDKEILREELSAQNFQILNLIDTYRLFLIEAVKLK, encoded by the coding sequence TTGATTATTTTGATAATATAGCAGTTAGTTTTAGAAATCAAAGGGATGGATTTAAAAGAGCTATTGAGATTTTCAATTTATTGAATCTAAAAAGAGTATATTGGGTTCTCGATGTTGGATGTGGCAATGGATTTCTATTTAAAATATTGAGAAAATATGCTGAAAATATTGTAGGTATAGATATATCAAAGGAAATGTTAAAAATATCAAAAATCAAAAACAGCGGCTCTAACGTTATAAATTCCTTTGCAGAGTCTTTACCGTTTAAAAGCAAATCTATTGATGTAGTAGTTAACTACTGTGTTGTGCCACATATTAAAAACAGGCGGCAGGCTTTTTCTGAATATTATAGGGTATTAAAGGGAAGAGGTAGATTATTTATCATACATCCTGAGGGAAGAGAACAGACAAATAAAATTCATATGGAAATAGGTGCGCCGGTGGAGGATGATTTATTGCCTGATAAAGAGATTTTAAGAGAGGAACTTAGTGCACAGAATTTCCAGATTTTAAATCTAATTGATACATATAGGCTCTTTTTAATTGAAGCTGTTAAATTAAAATAA